The proteins below are encoded in one region of Geobacter sp.:
- the pyk gene encoding pyruvate kinase — MREVKRTKIVATWGPSCALPGMAERLISEGVDLFRLNFSHGTHEEKRTALETIRSAAAACSVPVGIIADLQGPKIRVGTLQNGAMQLTDGTEVVIAVGETQVDPAIIPTIYEGLVRDVQPGSRILLDDGRMELRVIDTSAATVRCLVVKGGVLKDKKGINLPQVNVSAPSLTDKDLEDLRFCVEIGVDWVALSFVRTRNDILNIKVELARLNSEIPVIAKIEKPEAVENLDEIIAVVDALMVARGDLGVEMEPEQLPLIQKRMIRACNQAGKPVITATQMLESMTDNSRPTRAEASDVANAILDGTDAVMLSGETAVGNYPLETVATMAKIAFTIERSTLLDSHHLTPKGGEIDIAIARASAEAAESLQAKAIIAMTESGHTAALLSGCRPNAPILAITPEERVRRKLSLYWGINSLVMQMKSDTDAMVAEAGRLLLANGFRLGDMVIMTMGAPLAARNTTNQLRVFRLGE; from the coding sequence ATGCGGGAAGTCAAGCGGACCAAGATCGTGGCCACATGGGGACCATCATGTGCACTGCCGGGGATGGCGGAAAGGCTGATCAGTGAAGGGGTCGACCTCTTCCGGCTCAATTTTTCCCATGGCACCCATGAGGAGAAGCGCACGGCCCTGGAGACCATCCGAAGCGCCGCGGCCGCATGCTCTGTGCCGGTGGGGATCATTGCCGACCTGCAGGGGCCCAAGATCCGGGTCGGGACCCTGCAAAACGGCGCCATGCAACTGACGGACGGGACCGAGGTCGTGATTGCGGTCGGCGAAACCCAGGTCGACCCAGCCATTATCCCGACGATCTACGAAGGGCTCGTGCGCGACGTGCAGCCTGGATCGCGGATACTTCTGGATGACGGCCGCATGGAGCTGCGGGTGATCGATACGAGTGCGGCAACAGTCCGCTGCCTGGTGGTCAAGGGAGGGGTGCTGAAGGACAAGAAGGGGATCAATCTCCCCCAGGTGAATGTCTCCGCGCCATCGCTGACCGACAAGGACCTGGAAGACCTCCGCTTCTGCGTCGAGATCGGGGTCGACTGGGTTGCACTCTCCTTTGTCCGGACCCGGAACGACATCCTGAATATCAAGGTGGAACTGGCCCGTCTGAACAGCGAGATCCCCGTGATCGCCAAGATCGAGAAACCGGAGGCGGTGGAAAACCTGGACGAGATCATCGCCGTTGTCGATGCCCTCATGGTGGCGCGGGGGGATCTGGGGGTGGAAATGGAGCCGGAACAGCTCCCCCTTATCCAGAAAAGGATGATCCGGGCCTGCAACCAGGCGGGCAAACCGGTCATTACCGCGACCCAGATGCTTGAGTCCATGACCGACAACTCCCGGCCGACGCGGGCCGAGGCCTCCGATGTGGCCAATGCCATTCTTGACGGGACAGATGCCGTCATGCTCTCGGGCGAGACGGCCGTGGGGAACTACCCGCTGGAAACGGTCGCAACCATGGCCAAGATCGCCTTCACCATCGAGCGCTCCACCCTGCTCGACTCACACCACCTCACCCCGAAAGGGGGCGAGATAGACATCGCCATTGCCAGGGCTTCCGCCGAAGCCGCCGAATCCCTGCAGGCAAAGGCGATCATCGCCATGACCGAAAGCGGCCACACTGCCGCCCTCCTGTCCGGCTGCCGCCCCAATGCCCCCATCCTTGCCATCACGCCGGAAGAGCGGGTGCGCAGGAAGCTCTCGCTCTACTGGGGGATAAACTCCCTGGTGATGCAGATGAAAAGCGATACCGACGCCATGGTGGCCGAGGCAGGCCGGCTCCTGCTGGCAAACGGCTTCCGACTGG
- a CDS encoding ammonium transporter — protein MKKCITCLLVTVVVLLTLLGVSLAGESPGTTLGELTDVQKYNRSIHIMAMLLVGFGFLMVFVKKYGRSAITATYLLVSVAIPLYFLKDSLFNLGGSEAVIDKLILAEFAAASLLICAGAVLGRLKMNQYLLLGILFVPFYALNEWIVLSGGLGLITNKVVDTGGSIVIHAFGAIFGLAVAASMTTPKEFDTPIECDETSDRYSLLGSMVLWVFWPSFCAALVAPADVPKTAVNVILALCGSTLATYVATVKLRGKISTADIANATLAGGVAIGSTCDLATPGAAFTIGVLAGIVSTFGFAVIQGRLTDAIEKVDTCGVLYLHGLPGLFGGLAALLVVTGIDSRAQLTGIAVTVLIAAGSGLFSGKIISFFGCRTEPYVDAEEFDVENEEAGVFVAPFVKEAELEAE, from the coding sequence ATGAAGAAATGTATTACCTGTCTGCTTGTCACGGTTGTCGTGCTGTTAACACTGTTGGGAGTGTCACTTGCCGGAGAATCGCCGGGGACGACCCTCGGGGAGTTGACGGATGTGCAAAAATACAACCGGTCCATTCATATCATGGCGATGTTGCTCGTAGGCTTCGGTTTTCTGATGGTATTCGTCAAAAAGTACGGCCGGTCGGCGATCACGGCGACCTACCTGCTGGTGAGTGTTGCCATTCCGCTCTACTTTCTGAAGGACAGCCTTTTCAACCTGGGAGGCTCCGAAGCGGTTATCGACAAGCTTATCCTGGCCGAATTTGCTGCCGCCAGCTTGCTGATCTGTGCGGGTGCTGTTCTGGGCCGTTTGAAAATGAACCAGTACCTGTTGCTGGGCATCCTCTTTGTGCCGTTTTATGCGCTCAATGAATGGATCGTTCTCAGTGGCGGCCTGGGCTTGATCACCAATAAAGTCGTGGATACCGGCGGCTCCATCGTGATTCACGCCTTTGGTGCCATTTTCGGTCTTGCCGTGGCCGCTTCCATGACTACACCGAAAGAGTTCGATACCCCGATCGAATGCGACGAAACCAGCGACAGATATTCTCTGCTGGGGAGCATGGTCCTCTGGGTATTCTGGCCAAGTTTCTGTGCCGCCCTTGTTGCACCGGCGGACGTGCCGAAAACTGCGGTCAACGTTATCCTGGCACTGTGCGGGTCAACCCTTGCCACCTACGTTGCCACGGTCAAACTGCGCGGGAAGATATCGACGGCAGACATCGCCAATGCAACCCTGGCCGGGGGAGTGGCCATCGGCTCGACCTGCGACCTTGCAACACCTGGCGCCGCTTTTACTATAGGCGTTCTGGCAGGCATTGTCTCGACCTTCGGTTTTGCCGTCATCCAGGGAAGGCTCACCGATGCGATCGAAAAGGTCGATACCTGCGGCGTGCTCTATCTCCACGGCCTGCCCGGCCTGTTTGGCGGCTTGGCGGCACTGCTCGTGGTGACCGGCATTGACAGTCGCGCCCAGTTGACCGGGATTGCGGTAACGGTACTCATCGCCGCTGGCTCCGGGCTTTTTTCCGGTAAAATCATTTCTTTCTTCGGCTGCAGAACAGAACCGTATGTCGATGCGGAAGAGTTTGATGTTGAGAATGAAGAAGCTGGCGTGTTTGTTGCGCCGTTTGTCAAGGAAGCGGAACTGGAGGCTGAATAG
- a CDS encoding roadblock/LC7 domain-containing protein — protein sequence MSFKETLKELVESVPGASGAILADWEGEAVEQYCYFDEFEMKVIGAHKGIILSQLRELHARYPLGELQDIVITTEEQHHVIHTVGPDYVLVMTMKRAALPARAVQGLRRVAHLFAKEIY from the coding sequence GTGTCGTTCAAGGAGACCCTCAAGGAGCTTGTGGAGTCGGTTCCCGGTGCCAGCGGGGCCATTCTGGCCGATTGGGAAGGGGAAGCGGTCGAGCAGTACTGCTATTTCGACGAGTTCGAGATGAAGGTGATCGGTGCCCACAAGGGGATCATCCTGAGCCAGCTGCGCGAACTGCACGCCCGCTATCCGCTTGGCGAACTGCAGGATATCGTCATAACCACGGAAGAACAGCATCACGTCATCCATACCGTTGGCCCGGATTACGTGCTGGTGATGACCATGAAGCGGGCTGCGTTGCCTGCCCGAGCCGTGCAGGGGCTCCGCCGGGTGGCGCATCTGTTTGCGAAGGAGATATACTGA
- the ftsY gene encoding signal recognition particle-docking protein FtsY: MAEENKGFFKGLWGKLTGAAADSEPVEADREEEQLAEPAKEPAREPVSEPAAEPAQEPAGEPVVATAPAPPVTEAPAKVGFFERLKKGLAKTHESLVGRIDTLLLGKKQIDADTLEELEEILITADIGVATTVELIRTLEGRLKRNELQDGGAIKKALQEEILARLQQYASPLDVSAAKPYVIMVIGVNGVGKTTTIGKLASRYTGEGKKVLLAAGDTFRAAAAEQLEEWGRRAGVDVIRHQDGSDPSAVVFDSCKAALARGSDILIVDTAGRLHTKVNLMEEMKKIRRVMSRELPGAPHETLLVLDAATGQNAISQARLFKEAAGVSGVVLTKLDGTAKGGIVVAVSNEFQLPIRFIGIGEQADDLRLFDPEQFVKALFT, encoded by the coding sequence ATGGCTGAAGAGAACAAGGGCTTTTTCAAGGGGTTATGGGGCAAGCTGACCGGAGCTGCGGCTGACAGCGAGCCGGTCGAGGCGGACCGCGAGGAAGAGCAGCTCGCGGAGCCTGCCAAAGAACCGGCCCGGGAACCTGTCAGTGAGCCTGCTGCGGAACCGGCCCAAGAACCGGCCGGGGAGCCGGTCGTGGCAACGGCCCCCGCCCCGCCGGTCACGGAAGCCCCGGCGAAAGTGGGTTTTTTCGAGCGGTTGAAAAAGGGGCTGGCCAAGACCCACGAAAGCCTGGTCGGTCGCATCGACACGTTGCTCCTGGGGAAAAAGCAGATCGATGCCGACACGCTGGAGGAGCTGGAAGAGATCCTGATCACTGCCGACATCGGCGTTGCCACGACAGTGGAGCTGATCAGGACCCTGGAGGGGCGTCTCAAGAGGAACGAGTTGCAGGACGGCGGAGCGATCAAAAAGGCGCTGCAGGAGGAGATCCTTGCCCGGCTGCAGCAGTACGCGTCGCCGCTGGATGTTTCCGCGGCCAAGCCCTACGTGATCATGGTGATCGGCGTGAACGGGGTGGGCAAGACCACCACCATCGGCAAGCTGGCCAGCCGCTATACCGGCGAAGGGAAAAAGGTTCTGCTGGCTGCCGGCGATACCTTCCGCGCCGCGGCGGCGGAACAGCTCGAGGAGTGGGGGAGGCGGGCCGGGGTGGACGTCATCCGCCACCAGGACGGGTCCGACCCTTCGGCCGTGGTCTTCGACAGCTGCAAGGCCGCTCTGGCCAGGGGGAGCGACATCCTGATCGTTGATACCGCCGGCCGGCTCCATACCAAGGTCAACCTGATGGAGGAGATGAAGAAGATCCGCCGCGTCATGTCGCGGGAGCTGCCCGGCGCGCCCCACGAGACCCTGCTGGTGCTGGATGCCGCCACCGGGCAGAATGCCATCTCCCAGGCCCGTCTCTTCAAGGAGGCGGCCGGCGTGTCGGGCGTGGTGCTCACCAAGCTGGACGGCACGGCAAAGGGGGGGATCGTGGTGGCGGTGAGCAACGAATTCCAGCTTCCCATCCGGTTCATTGGCATCGGTGAACAGGCCGACGACCTGCGTCTCTTTGATCCGGAACAGTTTGTAAAGGCGCTCTTTACCTAG
- the zapB gene encoding cell division protein ZapB: MDGELLSVLEKRIETLLDGYATLKQEHARLSEENQRLLLEREGLKSRIDAIISRLETV; the protein is encoded by the coding sequence ATGGACGGCGAACTCTTGTCGGTTCTGGAAAAGCGGATCGAGACCCTGCTGGATGGGTATGCCACCCTGAAACAGGAACATGCACGGCTTTCGGAAGAAAACCAGCGCCTGCTCCTGGAGCGGGAGGGGCTCAAAAGCCGCATCGATGCCATTATCAGCCGTCTTGAGACGGTCTGA
- the zapA gene encoding cell division protein ZapA: MGGVLSHRVKVMGRELLVRSPASPQKVFEIEQFVNARLAEVPSSASGGDTLAVVSLALLNLAGDFLALAEEHDRLSQEYHDRLIRLLNRLDGGNP, translated from the coding sequence ATGGGTGGTGTGCTGTCCCATCGCGTGAAGGTCATGGGACGCGAGCTGCTGGTCAGGAGTCCGGCGTCCCCGCAAAAGGTTTTCGAAATAGAGCAGTTCGTCAATGCCCGGCTGGCCGAGGTTCCTTCTTCGGCGTCGGGGGGCGACACCCTGGCGGTTGTGAGTCTGGCACTGCTCAACCTTGCCGGGGATTTTCTGGCGCTGGCCGAAGAGCATGACCGGTTGAGCCAGGAGTACCATGATCGGCTGATTCGGCTCCTCAACCGTTTGGACGGGGGGAATCCGTAG
- a CDS encoding 5-formyltetrahydrofolate cyclo-ligase: protein MPKRDLRRLMLERRNSLAPSECLAAGRRAQQHGLALVEFAAARTVALYAPIRNEVATEMLHDAALAAGKRVVFPAMVADLLVFRVVRVPEDLVCSRFGICEPLPGCPVIAPEEIDLFFIPGVAFDSAGLRVGYGKGFYDKTLHRLEGQGRLVGLCYDFQLVEPISGAPHDVQMDMVVTDQRVIHPRGHFT from the coding sequence ATGCCCAAGCGGGATCTCAGGCGTTTGATGCTGGAGCGGCGGAACAGCCTTGCCCCGTCCGAGTGTCTGGCGGCCGGTCGGCGCGCGCAACAGCATGGCCTCGCGTTGGTGGAATTTGCCGCGGCGCGTACCGTTGCCCTCTACGCGCCGATCCGCAACGAGGTCGCAACCGAGATGCTCCATGATGCGGCCCTGGCGGCGGGAAAGCGGGTTGTGTTCCCGGCGATGGTGGCGGATCTGCTGGTATTCCGGGTCGTCCGTGTCCCAGAGGATCTGGTCTGCAGCCGCTTCGGCATCTGCGAACCGCTGCCCGGCTGTCCGGTCATTGCCCCGGAGGAGATCGACCTCTTCTTCATCCCGGGCGTGGCCTTCGATTCCGCAGGACTGCGCGTTGGCTACGGCAAAGGCTTTTACGACAAGACCCTCCATCGTCTGGAGGGGCAGGGGCGCCTGGTCGGGCTCTGTTACGATTTCCAGCTGGTGGAGCCGATCAGCGGAGCTCCGCACGACGTACAGATGGATATGGTCGTTACCGACCAGAGGGTGATCCACCCTCGCGGTCATTTCACATAA
- the rny gene encoding ribonuclease Y — MDMTVVVLLLVVAAVAGGAIGVLTRRKGAEKGGAVQEDAIRVLEDAKREAETIIKEASLKAKDEVFQAKAEAERDAKEKRKDLQALEKRLQQKEENLDKKINLFDQRDADFVKREQAFFNREQALGQKEERINQLIEEQRLKLENISGMTAVEAKKLLMDEMENEAKLDAAKRIKAIEEEARETADKKSKEIMALAIQRYAGEYVAERTVSVVALPSDEMKGRIIGREGRNIRALEAATGIDLIIDDTPEAVILSGFNPVRREVAKIALEKLITDGRIHPGRIEEVVSKAEAEVEQSIKEAGDQAAFDLGVHGIHPEILKLIGRLKYRTSYSQNVYLHSLEVAFLCGIMAAELGINVKQAKRAGLLHDLGKAVDHEVEGSHAVIGAELARKYGESPKIVHAIMAHHEDEKPNSVLDVLVQAADALSGARPGARREMMETYVKRLEDLERIATSFGGVTNSFAIQAGREIRVMVSSDQVSDEQAVVLAKDVAKKIEAEMTYPGQIKVHVIRETRAVEYAR; from the coding sequence TTGGACATGACAGTGGTAGTGCTGTTGCTAGTGGTCGCTGCAGTGGCCGGAGGGGCCATCGGGGTCCTGACGCGTCGCAAGGGGGCGGAAAAGGGTGGGGCTGTCCAGGAAGATGCGATCAGGGTCCTGGAAGATGCCAAACGGGAGGCCGAAACCATCATCAAGGAGGCTTCGCTGAAGGCCAAGGATGAGGTGTTCCAGGCCAAGGCAGAGGCAGAGCGGGATGCAAAGGAAAAACGCAAGGATCTCCAGGCACTTGAAAAACGGTTGCAGCAGAAAGAGGAGAACCTTGACAAGAAGATCAACCTGTTCGATCAGCGTGACGCTGATTTCGTCAAGCGCGAGCAGGCATTTTTCAATCGTGAGCAGGCGTTGGGGCAGAAAGAGGAACGGATCAACCAACTCATCGAGGAGCAGCGGCTCAAGCTGGAAAACATCTCCGGGATGACCGCGGTCGAGGCGAAAAAGCTCCTCATGGACGAGATGGAGAACGAGGCCAAGCTCGATGCGGCCAAGCGGATCAAGGCGATCGAGGAAGAGGCCAGGGAGACCGCCGACAAGAAGTCCAAGGAGATCATGGCCCTGGCGATCCAGCGCTATGCCGGCGAGTACGTGGCCGAACGGACCGTTTCGGTCGTTGCCCTGCCGTCCGACGAGATGAAGGGGCGGATCATCGGCCGCGAAGGACGTAACATCCGCGCCCTTGAGGCTGCCACCGGCATCGACCTGATCATCGACGATACCCCTGAGGCGGTCATCCTCTCCGGGTTCAACCCGGTTCGACGGGAGGTTGCCAAGATCGCCCTGGAGAAACTGATCACCGACGGCCGCATCCATCCGGGGCGGATCGAAGAGGTGGTTTCCAAGGCCGAGGCCGAGGTGGAGCAGTCGATCAAGGAAGCAGGCGACCAGGCTGCCTTCGACCTGGGGGTCCACGGCATCCATCCGGAGATCCTCAAGCTGATCGGCCGGCTCAAGTACCGGACCTCCTACAGCCAGAACGTCTACCTCCATTCCCTGGAGGTTGCCTTCCTCTGTGGCATCATGGCGGCAGAACTGGGGATCAACGTCAAGCAGGCCAAGCGTGCCGGCCTTTTGCACGACCTGGGCAAGGCGGTGGATCATGAGGTCGAGGGCTCCCACGCCGTTATCGGCGCCGAACTGGCACGCAAGTACGGCGAGTCCCCCAAGATCGTCCATGCCATCATGGCGCACCATGAAGACGAGAAGCCGAACTCGGTCCTGGACGTCCTGGTTCAGGCAGCCGATGCCCTGTCGGGCGCACGGCCGGGCGCACGCCGCGAGATGATGGAGACCTATGTCAAGCGGCTCGAAGACCTGGAGCGGATCGCCACCTCATTCGGCGGCGTGACCAATTCCTTTGCCATCCAGGCGGGACGCGAGATCCGGGTCATGGTCTCCAGCGACCAGGTCAGCGATGAGCAGGCCGTGGTGCTGGCCAAGGACGTGGCCAAGAAGATCGAGGCCGAGATGACCTATCCGGGGCAGATCAAGGTTCACGTGATCCGGGAGACCAGGGCAGTCGAATATGCCCGTTAA
- a CDS encoding TIGR00282 family metallophosphoesterase — translation MPVKLLFIGDIIGKPGRQAIGRMLHRLVDRHRIDLVIANGENAAGGFGITAETAQELFQLGIHCFTSGNHIWDKKEALEYVTREERLVRPANYPPGTPGQGSTLLRTAGGIKVGVLNLEGRVFMNNLECPFRVADREVERLRQETPIIFVDFHAEATSEKTSLGWYLDGRVSAVVGTHTHVQTADERILPEGTAYLTDAGMTGAFESVIGVRKDEPIQKFLTQIPTKFEVAKKDIRLNGVVIEIDDATGKALAIERVNIACE, via the coding sequence ATGCCCGTTAAACTGCTGTTCATCGGTGACATCATCGGCAAGCCGGGACGCCAGGCCATTGGCCGGATGCTGCACCGGCTGGTGGACCGCCACCGAATCGACCTGGTGATCGCCAACGGCGAGAATGCCGCCGGCGGCTTCGGTATTACCGCAGAGACGGCGCAGGAACTGTTCCAGCTCGGAATCCACTGTTTCACCAGCGGCAACCACATCTGGGACAAGAAAGAGGCGCTGGAGTACGTCACCCGCGAAGAGCGCCTCGTCCGTCCGGCCAACTACCCGCCGGGCACGCCGGGGCAGGGGAGCACCCTGCTCAGGACCGCCGGCGGGATCAAGGTCGGGGTGCTCAACCTGGAAGGCCGGGTGTTCATGAACAACCTGGAATGCCCCTTCCGGGTTGCCGACCGCGAGGTCGAACGGCTGCGGCAGGAGACGCCGATCATCTTCGTCGATTTCCATGCCGAGGCCACCTCGGAAAAGACCTCCCTCGGCTGGTACCTGGACGGCCGGGTGAGCGCCGTGGTCGGCACCCATACCCATGTGCAGACCGCGGACGAGCGGATTCTGCCCGAGGGGACCGCCTACCTCACCGATGCCGGTATGACCGGCGCCTTCGAATCGGTGATCGGGGTGCGCAAGGATGAGCCGATCCAGAAGTTTCTGACCCAGATACCCACCAAGTTCGAGGTGGCGAAGAAGGATATCCGGCTGAACGGCGTGGTGATCGAGATCGACGACGCGACCGGCAAGGCGCTCGCCATCGAGCGAGTAAACATCGCCTGCGAATGA
- a CDS encoding tyrosine--tRNA ligase, producing MAVSVAEQLELIKRGTVEILVEKELEEKLAKSAKTGVPLKVKAGFDPTAPDLHVGHTVLLQKMRQFQQLGHEVYFLIGDFTGMIGDPTGKSETRKALTREDVLRNAETYKEQVFKILDPQLTRVVFNSDWLSALSAGDMIGLAAKYTVARMLERDDFGKRFATQMPISIHEFLYPLIQGYDSVALKADIELGGTDQKFNLLMGRELQREWGQVPQTVLTMPLLEGLDGVNKMSKSLGNYIGINESPDEIFGKVMSISDELMLRYYELLSDLSLAEIETMRQEIKAHTLHPMDAKKRLGREIVGRYHGQAAAGEAEEHFVKRFRDNQTPDEMPEFSFPVEGEPVVLYKLLAKAGIVTSNSEGRRAIQQGGVKVNGEKVSDENLELAATGEYVLQVGKRRFARVRFAG from the coding sequence ATGGCAGTTTCCGTAGCCGAACAGTTGGAGCTCATCAAGCGGGGTACGGTTGAGATCCTGGTGGAAAAGGAGCTGGAGGAGAAGCTGGCGAAATCGGCCAAGACCGGCGTGCCGCTGAAGGTCAAGGCGGGGTTCGATCCGACCGCGCCCGATCTCCACGTGGGGCATACAGTGCTCCTGCAGAAGATGCGGCAGTTCCAGCAGCTCGGGCATGAGGTCTATTTCCTCATCGGCGACTTCACCGGCATGATCGGCGATCCCACCGGCAAGTCGGAAACCCGCAAGGCCCTGACCCGCGAGGATGTGCTCAGGAATGCCGAAACCTACAAGGAGCAGGTCTTCAAGATCCTTGACCCGCAGCTGACCCGGGTGGTATTCAACTCCGACTGGTTGAGCGCACTCTCCGCTGGCGACATGATCGGCCTGGCCGCCAAGTACACGGTGGCGCGGATGCTGGAGCGGGACGATTTCGGCAAGCGCTTCGCCACCCAGATGCCGATCAGCATCCACGAATTCCTCTACCCGCTCATCCAGGGATACGATTCGGTGGCGCTCAAGGCTGACATCGAGCTGGGGGGGACCGACCAGAAGTTCAACCTGCTCATGGGGCGCGAGCTGCAGCGGGAATGGGGGCAGGTCCCCCAGACCGTCCTGACCATGCCGCTTTTGGAAGGGCTCGATGGCGTCAACAAGATGTCCAAGTCGCTGGGCAACTACATCGGCATCAACGAGTCGCCCGACGAGATCTTTGGCAAGGTGATGTCCATCTCCGACGAACTGATGCTCCGCTACTACGAACTCCTTTCCGATCTTTCCCTGGCCGAGATCGAAACCATGCGCCAGGAGATCAAGGCCCACACACTCCATCCCATGGATGCCAAGAAACGCCTCGGCCGGGAGATTGTCGGCCGCTACCATGGCCAGGCCGCAGCCGGCGAGGCAGAAGAGCATTTTGTCAAGCGCTTCCGCGACAACCAAACCCCCGACGAGATGCCGGAGTTCTCATTCCCCGTGGAAGGGGAGCCAGTGGTGCTCTACAAGCTGCTTGCCAAGGCAGGGATCGTGACCTCCAACAGCGAGGGGCGTCGTGCCATCCAGCAGGGGGGGGTAAAGGTCAACGGCGAGAAGGTCTCCGACGAAAACCTGGAACTGGCAGCCACGGGAGAATACGTTCTCCAGGTCGGCAAGCGGCGGTTCGCCAGGGTTAGATTCGCAGGTTAG
- a CDS encoding ATP-binding cassette domain-containing protein has product MISLAHVTKTYNAGKSNQFTAVDDVSIDIRPGELTVLKGPSGSGKTTLLSLIGCMIRPSSGRIVLHNMRTSFSQGGDGKELFDITSLPERFLTEIRRTTFGFIFQQFNLIKGISVLENILLPAYPTGESHAEFKKRGEELLELFNMKRHAASRTDWLSGGELQRVAIARALINNPSILIADEPTAHLDTKLSQEFMEIIADLKAKGKTILIASHDPLVFDSPLAETVVEMRDGRITAQGDKA; this is encoded by the coding sequence GTGATCAGCCTTGCCCATGTCACGAAAACCTACAATGCCGGCAAATCCAACCAGTTTACGGCTGTGGACGATGTCAGCATCGATATCCGGCCAGGGGAACTGACCGTCCTCAAAGGGCCGAGCGGCTCAGGCAAGACCACGCTCTTGTCGCTGATCGGCTGCATGATCCGGCCGAGTTCCGGCAGGATCGTCCTGCATAACATGCGGACGTCATTCAGCCAGGGGGGGGACGGCAAGGAACTGTTCGACATCACCAGCCTCCCCGAGCGGTTTCTCACCGAGATCCGGCGCACCACCTTCGGGTTCATCTTCCAGCAGTTCAACCTGATCAAGGGGATATCGGTACTGGAGAACATCCTGCTCCCGGCCTATCCTACGGGCGAAAGCCATGCTGAATTCAAAAAGCGAGGGGAAGAGCTGCTGGAGCTGTTCAACATGAAGCGTCACGCGGCGTCACGCACAGACTGGCTTTCCGGTGGAGAGCTTCAGCGCGTAGCCATAGCCAGGGCGCTGATAAACAACCCGTCCATTCTCATTGCCGATGAACCAACCGCGCACCTGGACACCAAGCTCTCCCAGGAGTTCATGGAGATCATTGCCGACTTGAAGGCCAAGGGAAAGACCATCCTGATCGCCAGTCACGACCCGCTGGTGTTCGATTCGCCCCTGGCCGAGACGGTGGTGGAGATGCGGGACGGCCGGATAACGGCACAGGGGGACAAGGCGTGA
- a CDS encoding FtsX-like permease family protein, which yields MTRPVNRLKNILDFALSSLLRRKVKNLSLLTLYTLIVFILASLIFFVQALKKESTSILTGAPDMVVQRQTAGRHDLIPLEYARKITTILGVTAVEPRWWGYYYDPVFGANFTLMVPAARKVEPGNIIIGQGVARILRIATGDLVTFRSYAKTPLLLNIQEILPFESELVASDLILMSQQDFHEMFNFPDGVATDLAVTVRNPRELTTVATKIVEEFPDARPILKSEILRTYDSLFDWRGGMITVVLFSAIISFVIFAWDKATGLSAEERKEIGILKSIGWETADVLLLKFWEGIAISFSAFLVGGILAYAHVFIFSAPLFGSALKGWSVLYPHFRLAPVIDVYQLSMLFFLSVFPYTAATIIPSWLAATVDPDAAMRS from the coding sequence ATGACCAGGCCCGTTAACCGGCTCAAGAACATCCTCGACTTCGCCCTTTCCTCGCTTCTGCGCAGAAAAGTCAAGAACCTGTCCCTGTTGACATTATATACCCTGATCGTCTTCATCCTTGCCTCGCTGATCTTTTTCGTGCAGGCGCTGAAAAAGGAGTCCACCAGCATTCTCACCGGTGCTCCGGACATGGTGGTCCAGCGTCAGACAGCAGGCAGGCATGACCTCATCCCGCTCGAGTACGCCAGGAAGATCACCACGATCCTGGGAGTGACAGCCGTTGAACCCCGCTGGTGGGGGTATTACTACGATCCGGTTTTCGGCGCAAACTTCACCCTCATGGTCCCTGCTGCCAGGAAGGTCGAGCCAGGGAATATCATCATTGGCCAGGGAGTCGCACGAATCCTGCGGATTGCCACCGGCGACCTGGTAACGTTCAGGAGCTATGCAAAAACCCCTCTGCTCCTCAATATCCAGGAGATACTCCCCTTTGAGTCGGAACTGGTGGCATCGGACCTGATTCTCATGTCACAGCAGGATTTTCATGAGATGTTCAACTTCCCTGACGGCGTTGCGACCGATCTTGCGGTAACGGTCAGGAATCCCCGCGAACTGACAACCGTGGCGACGAAGATCGTGGAGGAGTTCCCTGATGCCCGCCCCATCCTGAAAAGCGAGATCCTGCGGACCTATGATTCCCTTTTTGACTGGCGGGGGGGCATGATAACAGTAGTGCTCTTCTCCGCCATCATCTCCTTTGTCATCTTTGCCTGGGACAAGGCCACCGGCCTGTCGGCCGAGGAGAGGAAGGAGATCGGCATCCTGAAGTCGATCGGCTGGGAAACAGCGGATGTGCTCCTGCTGAAATTCTGGGAAGGAATCGCCATCTCGTTCTCCGCGTTCCTGGTGGGAGGTATTCTGGCATATGCGCATGTCTTCATCTTTTCCGCGCCGCTTTTCGGAAGCGCCCTCAAGGGGTGGTCGGTTCTCTACCCCCACTTCCGGCTGGCACCGGTCATAGATGTCTATCAGCTCTCCATGCTCTTCTTTCTCTCGGTGTTCCCCTATACCGCCGCCACCATCATCCCGTCCTGGCTGGCCGCCACGGTCGATCCCGATGCTGCCATGAGGTCCTGA